CCGCTCGCTGCGCTACCAGTACGGCGACGATCGGGGCGTCTACGTTCCCTCGACGAACGATCCTGACTGGACGATCCAGGTCGAAGGCGTGCCCGACGAGCGCCCGTACGTCACTGGCGCCGTCGTCCGTGGCCTCGATCTCGACGAGGCATCGCTGGATTCGCTGATCCAGCTACAGGAGAAACTCCACGCCACGATGGGCCGCAAGCGCGCGAAAGGCGCCATCGGGGTCCACGATCTGACGATGTTGAAAGGCGGGGAAGCCGCCGACGATGGCGAGGGCAAGTCCCTTCGCTACACCGGTATCGAACCCGACGGTGACACGTTCGTGCCCCTGGAGGGCGATGCCGAACTGGCGCCCGAAGAGGTTCTCGAGGAACACCATATCGGCGAGGAGTACGCCGATCTCGTCGCCGCCTACGACACCGTCCCGGCAATCTACGACTCGATTGGTCTGTTCTCGTTCCCGCCGGTGGTCAACGGTCGCCGGACCGAGGTTTCGACCGACTCTCGGGATCTGTTCATCGAGATGACCGGGACCGATCAGTGGACGATCGATCACATGCTCAACGTCGTCTGCTATGCGCTTGACGCCCGCGGTGGGACGATCGAAGAAGTTCGCGTCGAGTACGAGAATCCCCCTCGGAGTACGGTGCCGAGTTGATTCGGCCGGACTTTGCAACCAAGACCAAGACAGTGGCTCACGACCGCATCGAGCGCACGCTTGGGATCGATCTTGCCCAAGAGGACGTGATCGACCTACTCGAACGATCCGGGCTAGACGGTGACGTCACAGCGTTGGACGGCGGGCCGGCTTACGACGTGACGGTCCCGCCGTATCGCGTCGACGTGCTCCACCCGGTCGACGTGATTGACGACGTCGGGCGAGCCTACGGCTTCAACGAACTCGACCCGCGCTATCCCACGGTCGGAACGATCGGCGGGCGTCACGAGCGCGCCCGATTGGCGGCGGCCGTCCGGACGGCCCTGATTGGGCTTGGGTTTCAGGATCTGTTGAACTTCCACCTGACGAGCGCGGACGAACTCCTCGGACGGATGCGCCTCGATACCGAGGCAGATATCCTGGGGCCAGCGAACCCGTCAGCGTCACGAACCCGTACAGTGAGGACTACACAGTCGTCCGGACGTGGCTTCTCCCTTCGATCATGCAGGTTCTCGAGAACAATACCCACCGCCGTTACCCACAGGACCTTGCGGAGGTCGGGTTCGTTGCCCAGCGCGACGACGGAGATCCTACCGGGGTCAGCGAGAAGCGTCACCTCGCGGGCGCGCTCGCGCGCCACGACGTATCCTACGAAGACGCAAAGGCCCGACTTCAGGCTCTCGTCGCGGATTTCAACGTCGATCTTGCGACCCCACCGACTGAGCACCCCTCGTTCATCGAGGGCCGGGTCGCGACTGTGGAGATCGATGGCGATGCCGTCGGCGTGATCGGTGAACTCCATCCGGCAGTCCTCATCGAGCACGAGCTAGAATTACCGGTTGTGGCCTTCGAGTTTGATCTAGCAGCGCTGCAGTAGCGGCTCTCCCGGTTGCCGTGGTCATCTGTCTCTCGCCGAAGCGAGAGTTCCAGTGCGCATCTGAATTTTCTTCCCCGCATTTGGCATTCATACCCTCTATTTTCCTCGAGATTACCATCAATATACACGTATTTATAATAATTATCGGCGGGTTTGGTCAGTATTACCGCTTCGCGTCGGTATATGCCTCTCGCTCACATACAATATGCTAGGAGCGACATTCGATGTCTTCGACCGACGACACGAGTCCGGAATCGACGTTCGAGCTTCCCGCCGTTCAGACGGCCGAGGCAGACCCGTCGTCACGGCTCGATCGAGCGTTCGACGACCGCGAGGACCCCTCGACACTCACTGTCTTCCCGGCTGACGCTGAATGGCCAGAGATCGGTACGACCTGGATTAGCGTCGACGTTGCCCACGCTGTCACCGTAACGGACTGTCGATAATTCTCTTTTCGCCACCCTTGGCACGCTCAGAGATCAACGCCGACTGCGTCTTCGACGCTATCGAATCCGTCCCGTTCGAGCAACGTCACCAAGCCGCGATTGATATCGCGGGCAATGGTCGGCCCGCGATAGACAAAGCCCGTGTAAACCTGCACCATGCTCGCGCCGGCCCTGATCTTCCGGTAGGCGTCGGCAGCCGTAAATACGCCACCGACGCCGACTACTGGGACGTCGGTCCGCTCGGCGACGAATCTGACCAGCTCGGTCGCTTGTCCTTCGAGTGGCTTTCCCGACAGTCCGCCCTCTTCGACGCGATCCGGGCTAGATAGGGTGTCGGGGCGATCCGTCGTCGTATTCGTCGCAACGACCCCATCGAGGTCGTACTCCGCGACCAATTCGAGTGCGTCTTCGATCGCCCCTTCCGAGAGGTCGGGTGATAATTTGACCAAGAGTGGGCTCGCGCCGGCCTCGGTCAACGTCTCGAAGATATCTGCCATCGGCTCCCGGCTCTGTAACTCACGGAACCCTGGCGAGTTCGGACAGGAAACGTTGACGACGAAAAAGTCCCCGCCCGTTGCAACCTGCTCGTAGGTATACCGGTAGTCTTTGGCCGCCTCATCCAGTGGAACACCTTCGGACTTGCCGAGGTTCACACCCACGGGATAGGCGACGTCTGTCTCGGCTAGACGTGGGCCAACGTCGTCCGCACCAGGATTGTTCAGTCCCATCCGGTTGACGATCGCTCTGTCCTCAACAAGTCTGAACACGCGCGGGCGCGCGTTCCCCGCCTGTGCCTGGGCGGTGACGCCTCCCACTTCGACGTGTCCGAATCCCATCGATCGCAACGCGCCAGGAACCTCGGCTGTTTTGTCGAAGCCGGCAGCCACACCGACTGGGTTCGGAAAGTCACAGCCGAACGCCGAGACTGCCAGACGCTCGTCTTCGACGACAAATGATCGCTCAAGTAGTGTGGCAAGCGGTGTTCCCTCTACTACTCCCAGCCCCCTATGGGCGAGACTGTGTGCGGTTTCTGGTGACAGTTTGAACAACAGCGGCTTTGTGATATCGTATACGCTCATTTGTGCTGGTCTCTTCTGCCTATTCTCCGGGTGTCGCCCTGACGATAGTGCATCAGAATTCGTGCTCGACGTCGTCTGGGTTTGCTTGTTGTATAATGATCTTATTGTCTCGGACTCGGACAAAGACCTCGTCGCCGATTTCCATCCCGGCGACGGCCAACTCGTCTTCGTGGAGATTGATGTGGACGTTGTGATACTCGCCGTCCTCGTCTTTTGCGCCACTCGGGCTAAGCTTCTTCTTTCGCACCATCGCGGTATCTCACCCTGAGCATCGCCGGACCACACACTTAAGCTTACCGTGCCTGGATCTCGGCATGCTGGGATACAGGAACGCTGCGCTCTGTTTAGCGCGCGCGCCAGTATTTCAGCCTATATTGCCTCGATTTGTCCCGCATATCGCAAGGCCTCGGACCTCCACTTATATATTTTGTGCCGTCCCCCCTTCGATCCGGGGGTATTTTTATAATGGGTCATGTGCTGGGTTGGCATGGAGCGTCGAAACCATGGCACGTGATACGGACAAACGAAACTTCGCGCTACGCGAAGACGACGGTACCGAGTCAAGCGTCTTCTCGGGGGGCACCCCTCGACAAGCAGCTCTGAAAGCGGCACGTCGGCTCGAACCGGCACCGAGTGAAGACGAAGCTGACCCGGAGCCACTTCGGCTCCGCGAGAAAGGCACGAAGAAAGTCCACGTCTATGAAGGCTGGGCGTGGGAGGAATCTGCGCCAGACGACAAACCTGACTGGATGCCCGGTGATATCACCAAAGGCAACGTCTCGAAGCAGGGCGTCGAGCACCTCGACGAGATCTAACCTGGTCGGTTCACTTCTAGATTCCTTTCGGTAGTCCCACCACGAAGTCGATAGTCTCTCGGTCGCGCACGTACTAGCCTCCAGTGCGCGGCATCCACTCGGCAGTGACCGACGTGCAATAAGCGCGGCATGAACTGTCGGCCTCCAGCCGCGCAGCATTCCCCCTCGATATTCTGGCCTCCTCCAACACGGTTCTCTCTCTATACCCCATGTCAAGAGAAGACATGCCGAAACGCTTGTAATCGCATGACGTGGCGGGTCTCCTTCGACGGGCTTAAGTATTAACCTCCCATCTGAAGAAATACGCAGCGACGAAGGGCGATCGGCGCCCCTCCGGTCGCGTCGTGCCACTCGCGTGGTGCGATTCGATCCGATGCCCTTAAGTGTAACAGGGCACTTCGGATTGAATACGAACGCGGCTCGGACGGGGCTTGATTTGCCCCGGTCGCGACGGACCATCCGAACGTCGGTTCGGGGCCAACTCGAAGGGTTTATGACCCTTCCTGGCCTACGATCTGGTCCGGAAGACATGAGGATTCCACCCCTGCGGTCCGCCGTATAGATGGGATCTGATGTTAGCCTTGGTAGTTCGGTGACACCCGACTGGGTGTCAGCGAACGTGCTACGATAGCGATCACACCCTTTTGGGTGTGTTCCCGCCTAACCCTCCCCATTATGGGGAGACATTCCGGTTGATCCTGCCGGAGGCCATTGCTATCGGAGTCCGATTTAGCCATGCTAGTCGCACGGGTTTAGACCCGTGGCGGATAGCTCAGTAACACGTGGCCAAACTACCCTGTGGACGGGAATAACCTCGGGAAACTGAGGCTAATACCCGATACGACTCGCACGCTGGAGTGCGGCGAGTCGGAAACGTCCTGGCGCCACAGGATGTGGCTGCGGCCGATTAGGTAGACGGTGGGGTAACGGCCCACCGTGCCAATAATCGGTACGGGTCATGAGAGTGAGAGCCCGGAGACGGTATCTGAGACAAGATACCGGGCCCTACGGGGCGCAGCAGGCGCGAAACCTTTACACTGCACGACAGTGCGATAGGGGGACTCCGAGTGCGAGGGCATATAGTCCTCGCTTTTCTGTACCCTAAGGTGGTACAAGAATAAGGGCTGGGCAAGACCGGTGCCAGCCGCCGCGGTAATACCGGCAGCCCGAGTGATGGCCGCTGTTATTGGGCCTAAAGCGTCCGTAGCCGGCCAGACAAGTCTGTTGGGAAATCGACGCGCTCAACGCGTCGGCGTCCGGCGGAAACTGTTTGGCTTGGGGCCAGAAGACTCGAGGGGTACGTCCGGGGTAGGAGTGAAATCCCGTAATCCTGGACGGACCACCGGTGGCGAAAGCGCCTCGAGAAGATGGACCCGACGGTCAGGGACGAAAGCTAGGGTCTCGAACCGGATTAGATACCCGGGTAGTCCTAGCTGTAAACGATGCTCGCTAGGTGTGCCGCAGGCTACGAGCCTGCGCTGTGCCGTAGGGAAGCCGCGAAGCGAGCCGCCTGGGAAGTACGTCTGCAAGGATGAAACTTAAAGGAATTGGCGGGGGAGCACTACAACCGGAGGAGCCTGCGGTTTAATTGGACTCAACGCCGGACATCTCACCGGCACCGACAGCAGTAATGACGGTCAAGTTGATGACTTTACCCGACGCTGCTGAGAGGAGGTGCATGGCCGCCGTCAGCTCGTACCGTGAGGCGTCCTGTTAAGTCAGGCAACGAGCGAGACCCGCACTCCTAGTTGCCAGCAGCATCTTGCGATGGCTGGGTACACTAGGAGGACTGCCGCTGCCAAAGCGGAGGAAGGAACGGGCAACGGTAGGTCAGTATGCCCCGAATGTGCCGGGCGACACGCGGGCTACAATGGCCGAGACAGTGGGATGCCAGTCCGAGAGGACGCGCTAATCCCCTAAACTCGGTCGTAGTTCGGATTGAGGGCTGAAACTCGCCCTCATGAAGCTGGATTCGGTAGTAATCGCGTGTCAGAAGCGCGCGGTGAATCCGTCCCTGCTCCTTGCACACACCGCCCGTCAAATCACCCGAGTGGGGTCCGGATGAGGCCGTCATGCGACGGTCAAATCTGGGCTCCGCAAGGGGGATTAAGTCGTAACAAGGTAGCCGTAGGGGAATCTGCGGCTGGATCACCTCCTACTGACCGGGATCGGGGCGTTGCCCCGACCCACCTGCACGTTCGCCGACAGCCAGTCGGGCACCTATGAACTACCAAGGCTAACATTGTACGGCGGAAGGGCCCATAGCTCAGCGGTAGAGTGCCTCCTTTGCAAGGAGGATGCCCTGGGTTCAAATCCCAGTGGGTCCATAGCTCGTGTCCGATCGAATCCGTGTCCCTTAAGTGTGGGACGGCGCTTCGATTGGGTACGGACGACCGATGCACCATCCCGCGTCAACGCGGGGATGGGAAGGGTTGATGCACGCACCGCCACCGACGGGCGTGTATATGATACCGTGTGTACGTGCGATCCAGGCGTCCACTGGACGCGTTGCGTCGAGTTCACACTCGGCGCTTGAAGTGAAGTTGGCTGCTATGTCAGCTGGTGGATGGCTCGGCTCGGGCGCCGACGAAGGGCGTGCCAAGCTGCGATAAGCTCAGGGGAGCCGCACGGAGGTGTAGAACCTGAGATTCCCGAATGGGAACTCCTCACCGCAATTGCTTTGCGCAATGGGGAACGCCGAGAACTGAAACATCTCAGTATCGGCAGGAAGAGAAAACGAATGTGATGTCGTCAGTAACCGCGAGTGAACGCGACACAGTCCAAACCGAAGGCCTTACGGCCAATGTGGTGTGTGGACTGGCACTCATCGTCGGAACGTCCTCTTGAAGTCTCTTGGAACAGAGCGCGATACAGGGTGACAGCCCCGTAACGAGGTCAAGTACGACGTGCGCCAGTTCCCGAGTAGCGGGGGTTGGAAATCCCTCGTGAATTTGGCAGGCATCTACTGTCAAGACTAAATACGTCCCGAGACCGATAGTGAACAAGTAGCGTGAGCGAACGCTGAAAAGTACCCTCAGAAGGGAGGCGAAATAGGGCCTAAAATCAGTTGACGATGGAGCGACTGGGCACGAAAGGTCCCTCGACGAACGACCTATCCGCGAGGATACAGTAGGACTCGAGGGAAGCCGCTGTTCAGTCGTACGTTTTGAAAAACGAACCAGGGAGTGTGCTTGTATGGCGAGTCTAACCCGATTATCGGGGAAGGCATAGGGAAACCGACATGGCCGCAGTGCTTTGCACGAGGGTCGCCGTCTTCAAGGGCGGGGAGTCATACGGGCACGACCCGAATCCGGACGATCTACGCATGGACAAGGTGAAGCGTGGCGAAAGCTACGTGGAAGCCTGTTAGAGTTGGTGTCCTACAATACCCTCTCGTGATCTATGTGTAGGGGTGAAAGGCCCATCGAGTCCGGCAACAGCTGGTTCCAACCGAAACATGTCGAAGCATGACCTTCGCTGAGGTAGTCCGTGGGGTAGAGCGACCGATTGCCGTGTCCGCCTCCGAGAGGAGTCGGCGCGGCTGTCAAACTCCGAACCTACGGACGCCATTGATGCGAGGAGTCCGGTATGCGGGGTAAGCCTGTGTACCGTGAGGGAGACAACCCAGAGCTGGGTTAAGGTCCCCAAGTGTGGACTAAGTGCGATCGAAGGTGGTCTCAAGCCCTAGACAGCCGGGAGGTGAGCTTAGAAGCAGCTACCCTCCAAGAAAAGCGTAACAGCTTACCGGCCGAGGTTTGAGGCGCCCAAAATGATCGGGGCTCAAGTCCACCACCGATACCTGGCCACACCTGTTAGAGGGTGGTTGTGTAGGTTGGCGTTCTGCGCGGGTGGAAGCACGGGTGAGAACTCGTGTGGACCGCGTAGAAACGAAAATCCTGGTCTTAGTAGCAGCGAAAGTCGGGTTAGAATCCTGACGGCCTGAAGAGCAAGGGTTCCTCGGCACTGTTCGTCAGCCGAGGGTTAGCCGATCCTAAGATCCGTCGCAACTCGAGCGGATCAAAAGGGAAACTGGTTAATATTCCAGTGCCACCGTACATTCAATGTCGACGCCTCGGGGTAGACCATGCCGGGCATTCGCCCGGTCGAATCGTCAAAGCTCGTGGAAGCCGTAATGGCACGAAGCGGGCGAACGGCGAGATAGAGTAATTTGGTTCAACCTGGGGCCCTTGAAAAGACAGTACGGTGCTCGTACCCAGCACCGACACAGGTGCTCTGGCGGAGAAAGCCAAGGCCTGTCGGGATCAATCGACGTTAGGGAATTCGGCAATTTAGCCCCGTAAGTTCGCGATAAGGGGTACCTGCTCAGGAAATGAGCAGGTCGCAGTGACTTGGAGGCTCGGACTGTCTAGTAACAACATAGGTGACCGCAAATCCGCAAGGACTCGTACGGTCACTGAATCCTGCCCAGTGCGGGTATCTGAACACCTAGTACAATAGGACGAAGGACCCGTCAACGGCGGGGGTAACTATGACCCTCTTAAGGTAGCGTAGTACCTTGCCGCTTCAGTAGCGGCTTGCATGAATGGATTAACCAGAGCCTCGCTGTCCCAACGTTGAGCCCGGTGAACAGTACATTCCAGTGCGGAGTCTGGAGACCCCCAAGGGGAAGCGAAGACCCTATGGAGCTTTACTGCAGGCTGTCGCTGAGACATGGTCGCTAATGTGCAGCATAGGTAGGAGACGTTACACAGGTACGTGCGCCAGCACGCCACCGAGTCAGCATTGAAATACTACCCGTTAGTGACTGTGACTCTCACTCCGGGAGGAGGACACCGATAGCCGGGCAGTTTGACTGGGGCGGTACGCGCTCGAAAGAATATCGAGCGCGCCCTAAGGCCATCTCATCCGGGTCAGAGATCCGGAGAAGAGCGCAAGAGCAAAAGATGGCTTGACAGTGTTCTTCCCAACGAGGAACGCTGACGTGAAAGCGTGGTCTAGCGAACTCATTTGCCCGCTTGATGCGGGCAATGAATGACAGAAAAGCTACCCTAGGGATAACAGAGTCGTCACTCGCAAGAGCACATATCGACCGAGTGGCTTGCTACCTCGATGTCGGTTCCCTCCATCCTGCCCGTGCAGAAGCGGGCAAGGGTGAGGTTGTTCGCCTATTAAAGGAGGTCGTGAGCTGGGTTTAGACCGTCGTGAGACAGGTCGGCTGCTATCTATTGGGGGTGTTTGGTACCTGACGGGAACGTCCGTATAGTACGAGAGGAACTACGGATGGTGGCCACTGGTGTACCGGTTGTTCGAGAGAGCATTGCCGGGCAGCCACGCCACACGGGGTAACGGCTGAACGCATCTAAGCCGGAAACCCACCTGGAAAAGAGGTACCGCTGAGGTCACTCGTAGAAGACGAGTTCGATAGACTCGGGGTGTACGCACCGAGGTGACGAGGTGTTTAGCCCGCGAGAACTAACTGACCGAAGCCACCATTCATACCGCATGTGAACGCGACGCATCGCGTCCAGGCGCAAACTGGATCGCACGTACAACAGTATCGCATCAACCGATCGCTGGCCAAGCGCGGTTCGATTCCGCGGATCGGCGTTAAGGCGGCCATAGCGGCGGGGTCTACACCCGTACCCATTCCGAACACGGAAGTTAAGCCCGCCTGCGTTCCGGCGAGTACTGGAGTACGAGAGTCTCTGGGAAATCCGGTTCGCCGCCTCCACTTATACCATATTCAACCCATCCGAGAGAGACATCCTTCTCTCGGGTGGGTTTTTATCGTTATGTAGTGCGCTTCATTTACCGTGAGTGGCAACACTCTTGAAAAGCCGACAAAAATACTCTAAAGACCGGAGACAGGCTCTACAG
The sequence above is drawn from the Halorhabdus sp. CBA1104 genome and encodes:
- a CDS encoding quinone-dependent dihydroorotate dehydrogenase; amino-acid sequence: MSVYDITKPLLFKLSPETAHSLAHRGLGVVEGTPLATLLERSFVVEDERLAVSAFGCDFPNPVGVAAGFDKTAEVPGALRSMGFGHVEVGGVTAQAQAGNARPRVFRLVEDRAIVNRMGLNNPGADDVGPRLAETDVAYPVGVNLGKSEGVPLDEAAKDYRYTYEQVATGGDFFVVNVSCPNSPGFRELQSREPMADIFETLTEAGASPLLVKLSPDLSEGAIEDALELVAEYDLDGVVATNTTTDRPDTLSSPDRVEEGGLSGKPLEGQATELVRFVAERTDVPVVGVGGVFTAADAYRKIRAGASMVQVYTGFVYRGPTIARDINRGLVTLLERDGFDSVEDAVGVDL
- a CDS encoding non-histone chromosomal MC1 family protein encodes the protein MARDTDKRNFALREDDGTESSVFSGGTPRQAALKAARRLEPAPSEDEADPEPLRLREKGTKKVHVYEGWAWEESAPDDKPDWMPGDITKGNVSKQGVEHLDEI